The Flavobacterium commune genome contains the following window.
GTATTGTGCAAAATATTCTTTGATAATTTTAGCGAAGAAGTTGCGTAAACCTCTTTGCCTATTGATAACAAGAGCAAAACCTGACATAGCAATTAATACTAATAAAAAAGAATTAATTCCTATAAACAATCGTCCTGTTTCATGTAGAAATAAAGAGCGGTGAAGTCCGGTAATCCAATTAATAAAATCACTTTTCTTAGTTGGAGTACCAATGATTTTTGCTGTTTCTGGATTGATATACGCATTGACATCGTTTCCATCATTATCAATCGCTTGTAAAGTAACAAACTGATTGTGGTCGATACTTAATTCGGTTATTTCGGGATAGCTTTTTCGAAGTTCAGGCAGGGTTTTCCCCAATGTAATAGCATCGAAATTTTCCACCCGATGGGCAGGTATTTTCTGCTGTATAGCATCTACTGCAAGTATTGTACCTGTAACGGATGCGATAATTAAAAATGCAGCAGAAAATACCGCCAAAGCGAGGTGTGAGTACCGCCAAAAAGAAAGAGTCATTTAGCTATGCTTTTAAATTTTGCTTAATCTTACGTAGCGGATGTATCCTTTTCCTTCCGATTTTGCTGCAATTCCAGCAGTTGTAAGTGGAATTTCTACATCGGAAACATGGTATTTTTGATTTTCAACTGCCGATTCGAAGCGCAATTTATATCCTTTATTAATTTTAGAATCATCAATTTCAATTGTTGTCATGCTGCGATCTCCACCAGTAACTGAAGCACCAGTGATAGCACTAATGTTAGAAGGTTTTTTAGAGTTGAATTTATGCCATTCTTTTAAACTGTTGTACCATTTTTTGTCGTCTCCCATTACGTAAAGTGTTTTTTCGTAATCACCTTTGGCATTAATCAAAGAAACTACTACATAAGCGCCTTCGCCAGCATAATTAGACATTTGAAGCATACATTTGTATTTGCTGCTTTGTGCGTTAGTCTGAAAAGAAATAAGGAAAATAAATGCGCCAGCTAAGGCTGTTTTAATTAATGAGTTCATTTTATTATTTTAAAATTTCAACAGAAATGTTGTTTTTAGTTAGTGTTTCGTTTTCTTTGGCTAAGTCGTAAGCACTTTCGTCAAAGTCGGTTTTAATATCTTTTTTGGCACCAATGGACAATAAGTATTTTATAATGGTATCATTGTCTGCAATCATAACAGCTTTGTGCAAAGCGGTTAATCCGTCTTTGTTTTTGGCATTTATATCAATATTTAAATCGGCTATTTTTTTTAACAAAAGTAAATCATTTTTTAGTACTGCAAAATGATACAAAGTACTTCCGTCTTTTTGTGCTTCAGCCAGTTTCAAACCATTATCTTGCAATAATTTTATTTTTGTAGTAAAAGGGTCTGCCTTAGGCGCATTGCTAGATTCTGGACCACGTCCTCCCATCATTTGTGGACGATACGATTGGATTAAATAGTAGCCTAAGTTGTTGTTGTCTTTGTCCAAAACAGCAATATTAGCTTTTTTGCTCAATAAAAGCTCAACAGTTTCCGGAGTTCCTGACAAGATTGCTATAGATAATGCTGATTCCCCTTTTGCATTTTGAACGTTGATGTCTTTTACTTTTGGAAGTAATAATTCCAGTGCCTGAGTATCTCTGGCAGCGGCTGCATTCATTAACACCGTATTTCCATCGTTATCAGCTTTGTTAACCTCAACTCCTTTGTTTAAGAAATAAGTGATAATTTCGGATTGATTGGGTTTGCGCACTAAATAGTGTAATACGTTTTCTCCTTCATTAGAAACTACACCTGGATTTAGCTTTAAATCATCTGTTAAATATTGAAAAACTTCAATGGTATTCGCTTCACGACGAGAACCCTGAGCAGCAATAATAAGTGCATTGTCAGTAGCTTTTACCCCTTTTTGTAAAAGTGTTTTCAAAAGCTCAATATTTCCTGTTCTGGCTGCGTAATTAAAAGCAGTATTACCATTGTTGTCTGTGTCTTTTAACGAAAGTCCTTTAGCAATAAAATAATTAGTTAGGCTTAGATCTTTGTCATTTGCTATAGCCAAAAGTAAGAGAGTAGCTCCGTCTTTGTATT
Protein-coding sequences here:
- a CDS encoding DUF2271 domain-containing protein translates to MNSLIKTALAGAFIFLISFQTNAQSSKYKCMLQMSNYAGEGAYVVVSLINAKGDYEKTLYVMGDDKKWYNSLKEWHKFNSKKPSNISAITGASVTGGDRSMTTIEIDDSKINKGYKLRFESAVENQKYHVSDVEIPLTTAGIAAKSEGKGYIRYVRLSKI
- a CDS encoding ankyrin repeat domain-containing protein gives rise to the protein MKKNLFVSLALATTFFATAQQKNSLLEPSFWKTSPDVTALKAEIAKGSNPSASNPMAFDAVVYAINNEAPNETIKFLLEQPGNTVSKLTHDNRIYLHWAASKGNLEIVNYLIAKGSDIHFEDSHGTTPITFAINAGQKKTALYDAFFKAGLDVKKKYKDGATLLLLAIANDKDLSLTNYFIAKGLSLKDTDNNGNTAFNYAARTGNIELLKTLLQKGVKATDNALIIAAQGSRREANTIEVFQYLTDDLKLNPGVVSNEGENVLHYLVRKPNQSEIITYFLNKGVEVNKADNDGNTVLMNAAAARDTQALELLLPKVKDINVQNAKGESALSIAILSGTPETVELLLSKKANIAVLDKDNNNLGYYLIQSYRPQMMGGRGPESSNAPKADPFTTKIKLLQDNGLKLAEAQKDGSTLYHFAVLKNDLLLLKKIADLNIDINAKNKDGLTALHKAVMIADNDTIIKYLLSIGAKKDIKTDFDESAYDLAKENETLTKNNISVEILK